In Plasmodium vivax chromosome 14, whole genome shotgun sequence, the genomic window TCTCCTAATTCGATTTTCTACAGAATAGTCACACACGGGAGTACAAACGTATGCACAACGGTGTAACTTTATTTGCTCTCTCCCGATCTGCAATCTGCTGTTTCTCCAGAAACGCAGCAAAGATAAAGCACACAGGCacgaaaacaaaaaagaagagaagtCAAATTAGGTATTCCCACGAATTAGGTcaaaaaagcggcaaagtgTGCTCCCTACGTGGAGGCGCAaatacatgtgcacacatgaACGGATGCTCGCACTCACAAATGATCACACGGGCAAATTATCACACAAGCAAATGCGCACATACACATGAACGCGCGCACACTTGTACACGTATAAATGGATAACTGCGTGCAGTTCAAACTAAAATCAAACACGAGGCGCATTAAATTTTGTATGCATTTTTGTTTAGGTTCATTTATGGTGTCTTTAATTCTAGCTCGTGGAAAGTAAAAAcatatcttttttaattttccccaaCTTTGCAAATTGccaattttccaaattggcaACTTTCCAAACTGCCAGCTTCCCAAATTGGCAACTTTCCAAATTGCTAACtttctaaatttttcttctttttactCCACGGCGAAATTCTAAGATATACCATTCTCCAAATGAGCGAATTCTGgaaatgcattaaaaaatggaaaatactGAGCTCACGATTGAGAGTACAAATGAATATGCACTATTAGGTATAAACATtgaaatttgaaaaaaaaaaaaaaaaaaaaaaaccttaaaCATGTACACAACTGTTCATACTATGTGCACGAATTAAATCGAAATGAAATGTAATAATCCTGTAAGATGGAAAAAAGTGCTGTATtctttatttgaaaaattgggCATAATGTCATACGCGATATTCGCGCTAAGCAAATGCAAGTGTAAAATATGCCAGCgattttgaaaatgaaaaaaaaagatgaattttttttttttttttttttttttctttgcaacAAATCGTTTAGGCATACAAGTtggcacatatgtacatttgcaCATacgtgtttaaaaaaaaaaaaaaaagtagcgtTTTCCTGAAATGGTTGGAGATTAAAACAAACGTTCATGTGTACATGTTATCCATACACGCataatgaacaaaataaataactcgTTCGAATAAACAGAACGTTCGGAGTGGTAGCACGCAAGCACACAGATTGGAAGACAATTTACCAATTTGTTCAGCAGCATTAACAAAATCGCTGCGAAATGGGAACCAAACGCGAACGTaacgtttttttctcacttttacAAGTTAAGGAAAGATTAACCAGGTAGATAACCACACAGAATtgtatgaaaaaaggaataccTATTATGCATATCTTAAAAATGCACGCAGTTGTTCCCACTTATGGATGCATACATTTTCTTTTGTGCTGGACATGACAGCCTGTAAAAGTGTATGCTGCGGGTGAATCATAATTTAATCACTATAATGAAAGGGAGTTAGTTGTAACTGACGGGGTGTAGCTGCGTGTAACACTGTTGTACTGTTCGTGGCACGATTCATCATACGGCGTTCTCTACGCGAATGTACATCTTTGCACATGCCCACGCTCATCTCATGCGTTGCGCGCAGAGGGACCTATGCACCCTCTCATATGTGAAGGAAGTTTCCACTCAAATTTGAAAGGCGCATCTCCTGCTAATCTGTGCGCAAACCATGGTGACTCAAAGAGATACATAAAACGAAAATCGATAACTTTCAaaatttacgtttttttgtttctaaaaagggttaataaaatttcccCCAAATGCCAAAGTCAACATGCAAGAGGCGTAACCACGATTCAGAGGAAAAGCTGTGCATTTTAAGCGCAGAAAATTTACGCGCGGCAGTTTTACGCGTTGCAATTTTACCCCGCAATTTTACTTGCGCAAAAGCATCATTTTGCCTTCGTTTGATGACCGGCTAAGCGggtaaattaaaagaaaaccagaaaaataaaaataaccaaaTCGCCATTGCTGTGTAGgtattttttcactccccTTATGTGAATATAAGAAAACACCGCACGTAGCAGCCAATTCGTTCCTTTAAGGGCAAAAAGCGCTATATATGCCAATAGGGGATCTTCTCCAAAAACATGAAAATGTAGGAAGCACCCCTCTACCCGCAAGTGTATATTGTATAACATTTTgcatttactttttaactCTGTTAACATCGCTTGATCACTCTTTCCActcattttttgtgaaaataaacGAACAAAGGAATCGTAAAAAGCACAGCgagcgtttttttaaaaatgaaagacaTACATCTCCAATGCATCGCTCTCCTTGTATAGTTCACAAGTTTTATGATGCCACTGCTACCTCCTTTTTCGTCCTTCTGTTATGCCAACAGCTGACGTGGAAAAGGCGACAAACTGCATAACACTGCGAATCCAAAGTATACCTATCCGTGGTGTAATTCCATCCACCGGGGTAAACCCTTCCGCATGCAAAGCTCTGCCTCTACCCCAACACATTTAAAAGGCTCACGTAAGACCAACACCCAGGGGATCCCACCAAACAGAGAAGCGCCAAAACattatgcacacatatgAACAATGACAAGCGACAAGCACAGCAACAACTTTTTCAGCGAATTTAAcatttacaataaaaaaaacacgaaaaAAGTCGTCTACAGATATTTCCAAAACAGAACGCAGAAGCAGACCAAGTATATAACGCTCTCGCTCCTTGCCTTCAGCGGGCTGTTTCTCTACATCACCAACAAGGCCTATGATAGGAACATCTTTTATTTAAACAATGAAGTGTACAAAAAGTTTAGCAAAAATTATGATGCCTCTTCTCcggtaattttttcaaaaacgGAAAATGTTCTTCTGTTCGCtgtgtgcatacatatgcatatagcAGCGTCATACACGTTTATGTGCCTCCCCGTTTTGTTACACACATTTGACCCTTTCTCTTAACGTACACAAAATTAactataaattattttcagcTATGCATCGAATGATTTACCTGTTCGTAATGCCTTAATCGTATGTGGAACATTGGTGCCATTTCGCTAGCCCATTTAATACGCTTTTTTCTTGCTACTCAGCTGGAAGCCCAAAATAGGTCCTTTGCTAGAATTTTCGTGaaggcgaagaggaagaacttAGAACTGGATGCGAAGCCCCTAGTTTCGCAAATAATTAGGGTTGATGAAAAGGAATAACacgggaaagaaaaaaaaaaataaagtaatcAAAAGGGCAAGTGCTAATGTGtccttttttcccacatCGCGGATAGCCACCCGAACGTGGGACATCTTTGctacactttttaaaaatatctacAAGCAACTCATAAGCGAAGAGAACACATAAGCATAgcaatatatgaataaatttaaG contains:
- a CDS encoding hypothetical protein, conserved (encoded by transcript PVX_122020A); the encoded protein is MTSDKHSNNFFSEFNIYNKKNTKKVVYRYFQNRTQKQTKYITLSLLAFSGLFLYITNKAYDRNIFYLNNEVYKKFSKNYDASSPLEAQNRSFARIFVKAKRKNLELDAKPLVSQIIRVDEKE